A DNA window from Arachis duranensis cultivar V14167 chromosome 3, aradu.V14167.gnm2.J7QH, whole genome shotgun sequence contains the following coding sequences:
- the LOC107476743 gene encoding membrane-associated 30 kDa protein, chloroplastic isoform X1 encodes MASKLHIFTGLPPAPFHSSSSSSTSLTKKPPLTTSFFGNGVVKLRGVRVVKPLRSSCSTNGGGALGTRMNLFDRFARVVKSYANAIISTFEDPEKILEQAVLEMNDDLTKMRQATAQVLASQKRLENKYKAAEQASEEWYRKAQLALQKGEEDLAREALKRRKSYADNASSLKAQLDQQKSVVDNLVSNTRLLESKIQEARSKKDTLKARAQSAKTSTKVSEMLGNVNTSGALSAFEKMEEKVMAMESQAEALGQLTSDDLEGKFAMLESSSVDDDLANLKKELSVGSKKGELPPGRSSTTSANTGIPFRDVEIERELDQLRQRAKDF; translated from the exons atggcgtCGAAGCTTCACATATTTACAGGATTACCCCCGGCgccatttcattcttcttcttcgtcgtCTACCTCGCTAACCAAGAAACCTCCTCTCACCACTTCCTTCTTCGGCAACGGAG TTGTGAAGCTTAGAGGAGTGAGGGTTGTGAAGCCTCTGCGATCTTCCTGTTCCACGAATGGAGGTGGAGCACTTGGTACTCGAATGAACCTGTTTGATAGATTCGCCAGAGTTGTGAAG TCGTACGCAAATGCAATCATTAGTACATTTGAAGATCCGGAGAAGATATTGGAGCAAGCCGTGCTTGAGATGAACGATGACTTGACCAAAATGCGTCAAGCTACAGCACAA GTGTTGGCATCTCAAAAGCGGTTGGAAAATAAATACAAAGCAGCAGAACAAGCTTCTGAAGAGTG GTACCGTAAAGCACAACTTGCTCTTCAGAAAGGTGAGGAAGATCTTGCCCGTGAAGCACTTAAAAGACGCAAATCTTATGCA GATAATGCTAGTTCTTTGAAAGCCCAACTTGATCAACAAAAGAGTGTTGTTGACAATCTTGTCTCCAATACACGG CTTCTGGAGAGTAAGATACAGGAGGCGAGATCAAAGAAGGATACTCTGAAAGCAAGAGCTCAATCTGCAAA GACTTCAACCAAGGTGAGTGAGATGCTGGGAAATGTCAATACAAGTGGTGCTCTGTCTGCTTTTGAAAAAATGGAAGAGAAAG TGATGGCAATGGAGTCCCAAGCTGAAGCTCTTGGCCAGTTAACAAGTGATGATCTTGAAGGGAAG TTTGCAATGCTAGAGAGCTCATCAGTTGATGATGACCTTGCAAATCTGAAGAAAGAACTCTCTGTTGGCTCGAAG AAAGGAGAGCTTCCCCCTGGAAGAAGTAGCACAACTAGCGCCAACACCGGAATCCCATTTCGAGATGTTGAGATAGAAAGGGAGCTTGATCAATTGAGGCAAAGAGCAAAGGATTTTTAA
- the LOC107476743 gene encoding membrane-associated 30 kDa protein, chloroplastic isoform X2 encodes MQSYANAIISTFEDPEKILEQAVLEMNDDLTKMRQATAQVLASQKRLENKYKAAEQASEEWYRKAQLALQKGEEDLAREALKRRKSYADNASSLKAQLDQQKSVVDNLVSNTRLLESKIQEARSKKDTLKARAQSAKTSTKVSEMLGNVNTSGALSAFEKMEEKVMAMESQAEALGQLTSDDLEGKFAMLESSSVDDDLANLKKELSVGSKKGELPPGRSSTTSANTGIPFRDVEIERELDQLRQRAKDF; translated from the exons ATGCAGTCGTACGCAAATGCAATCATTAGTACATTTGAAGATCCGGAGAAGATATTGGAGCAAGCCGTGCTTGAGATGAACGATGACTTGACCAAAATGCGTCAAGCTACAGCACAA GTGTTGGCATCTCAAAAGCGGTTGGAAAATAAATACAAAGCAGCAGAACAAGCTTCTGAAGAGTG GTACCGTAAAGCACAACTTGCTCTTCAGAAAGGTGAGGAAGATCTTGCCCGTGAAGCACTTAAAAGACGCAAATCTTATGCA GATAATGCTAGTTCTTTGAAAGCCCAACTTGATCAACAAAAGAGTGTTGTTGACAATCTTGTCTCCAATACACGG CTTCTGGAGAGTAAGATACAGGAGGCGAGATCAAAGAAGGATACTCTGAAAGCAAGAGCTCAATCTGCAAA GACTTCAACCAAGGTGAGTGAGATGCTGGGAAATGTCAATACAAGTGGTGCTCTGTCTGCTTTTGAAAAAATGGAAGAGAAAG TGATGGCAATGGAGTCCCAAGCTGAAGCTCTTGGCCAGTTAACAAGTGATGATCTTGAAGGGAAG TTTGCAATGCTAGAGAGCTCATCAGTTGATGATGACCTTGCAAATCTGAAGAAAGAACTCTCTGTTGGCTCGAAG AAAGGAGAGCTTCCCCCTGGAAGAAGTAGCACAACTAGCGCCAACACCGGAATCCCATTTCGAGATGTTGAGATAGAAAGGGAGCTTGATCAATTGAGGCAAAGAGCAAAGGATTTTTAA